A window from Mauremys reevesii isolate NIE-2019 linkage group 9, ASM1616193v1, whole genome shotgun sequence encodes these proteins:
- the LOC120372161 gene encoding ribonuclease kappa: MASLLCCGPKLAACGIVLSAWGVIMLILLGIFFNVHSAILIEDVPFTEEDFKDGPDRIYRLYEQVSYNCFIAAGLYVLLGGFSFCQVRLNKRKEYMVR; encoded by the coding sequence ATGGCTTCCCTGCTCTGCTGCGGGCCCAAGCTGGCCGCCTGCGGCATCGTGCTCAGCGCCTGGGGCGTCATCATGCTGATTCTCCTGGGGATTTTCTTCAACGTGCACTCGGCTATTCTCATCGAAGACGTTCCCTTCACGGAGGAAGATTTCAAGGACGGCCCGGACAGGATCTACCGTCTCTACGAGCAAGTCAGCTACAACTGCTTCATCGCGGCCGGGCTGTACGTGCTGCTCGGGGGCTTCTCCTTCTGCCAGGTCCGGCTGAACAAGCGCAAGGAGTACATGGTGCGCTAG